AAGGTCGGCTCCGGCCCGTGCAGCAGGTTGATCATCCGGATCATCCGCTCCTTGAAGGCCAGCCCGGCCGCGGACTCCCGCAGCGCGGGCTGGTTCTCGTGGAAGAAGCGCAGCAGCGGGGCCCGCTCGCCCATCCCGGCCGCGAAGCGGCGCAGCAGTTCGTCGCGCAGCTGGGGCGACCAGGGCTTGCCCTCGCCGTAGGCGATGGCGTCGTCGAGCGGGACGGCCATCTTCTCGACGATGCCGCGGACGATGTCGTCCTTGGTCTTGAAGTGGTAGTAGAGGGCGGCCTTGGTGACGCCGAGGCGGTCGGCGATCTCGCGCAGCGAGGTCTTCTCGTAGCCGTGCTCGGCGAACAACTCCAGAGCCACGTCGATGATCCGCGCTCTGGTGTCGCTGCGGGGGCTCTGGGTGGTGGTCATCGCTGGCGGCCTGCCTCGGGAAGCGGGTGCGGACGGGTGTCAAGGTCCGGTTCTGCTGGCATTGTCCCTGCCCAGGGGGACTGTTTCGAAACTGGCTTGACGACCGGCTAGGGAACAACCTACCGTGCCGGACGGCGATTAACTAGCCGGTCGTCAAGTAAGTACCGCCGCGGCACCCCGCGGCACCTCTGCGCCCCGGGAGAGACGCACCATGACAACCCAGCATTCCGAGGCGGTTCCGGAGGAGCCGTCGGTCGAACTCGGGAAGCCCGACGAGTTCGAGCAGCGCCCGCACCGCGAGATCCGCCTGGTGATGGTCGGCCTGGTCATCACCATGCTGCTCGCCATGCTCGACAACCTGATCGTCGGCACCGCGATGCCCACCATCGTCGGCGAGCTGCACGGCGCCGAGCACATGTCCTGGGTGGTGACGTCCTACACCCTGGCCACCGCCGCCTCCACCCCGATCTGGGGCAAGGTCGGCGACCTGTACGGCCGCAAGGGCTCGTTCCTGGTCTCGATCGCGATCTTCCTGCTCGGCTCGGCGCTGTCCGGCCTGTCGCAGAGCATGACCCAGCTGATCGCCTTCCGCGCCGTCCAGGGCCTGGGCGCCGGCGGTCTGATGGTCGGCGTGATGTCGATCATGGGCGCGCTGGTGCTGCCCCGCGACCGCGGCAAGTACCAGGGCATGTTCGCCGCCGTGATGGCGCTGGCCACCGTCGGCGGCCCGCTGATCGGCGGCTTCATCACCGACCACCTGAACTGGCGCTGGACGTTCTACGTCAACCTGCCGCTGGGCGCGATCGCGCTGGTCTTCATCGTCGTGGTGCTGAAGCTGCCCAAGATCCGCTCCAACGCGAAGATCGACTACTTCGGCGCGGTGCTGCTCACCGTCGGCATCGTCTCGGCCGTGCTGGTCACCACCTGGGGCGGCCACGAGTACGCCTGGGGCTCGAAGCAGATCCTCGGCCTGGGCGCGCTCGGCGTGGCCTCGCTGATCGGCTTCTGCTACGTCGAGCAGCGGGTCGCCGAGCCGATCATCCCGCTCCAGCTGTTCCGCAACCGGAACTTCACCATGGTCTCGATCATCGGCTTCATCGTCGGTTTCGCGATGTTCGGCGCGGTGACCTTCCTGCCCACCTACCAGCAGATCGTGCAGGGCGCCTCGGCGACCAACTCCGGCCTGCTGCTGATGCCGATGATGTTCGGCATGCTGGTGGTCTCGCTGGTGGTCGGCCAGGCCATCACCAAGACCGGCAAGTACCGGATCTTCCCGATCATCGGCACCACCGTGATGGCCGGCGGCACGCTGCTGCTGTCCACCCTCGCCGTGGACACCAAGAGCTTCACCTCCTCCTGCTACATGGTGGTGCTCGGCGCCGGCATGGGCTTCCTGATGCAGGTCACCATGCTGGTCGCGCAGAACAGCGTGGAGATGAAGGACATGGGCGTCGCCTCGTCCTCCGCCACCCTGTTCCGCACCATCGGCGGCTCCTTCGGCGTGGCGCTGTTCGGCACGCTCTACGTCAACCGGCTCAACGACACCCTGAAGGACGCCGGGATGCCGACCGGCGGCGAGTCCACCGGCTCGATGAGCCCGGAGACGCTGAAGAGCATGCCGGCCGAGGCGGTCTCGGTGCTCCAGCACGGCATCGCCAACGGCATGCACACCGTCTTCCTGTGGGGCACCGTGATCAGCGTGGTCGCCATCGTCGCCTCGCTGTTCATCCGCGAGGTCAAGCTCCGCGGTGGCGCGGACGCCGCCGAGGCCAAGGCCGAGGCCGCCCTGGAGGGCGCGCTCTGAGGCCCGCCCGGGCCTGAACGCACGAACGGACGGCCCGCCGCCCCCGACCGGGGGCGGCGGGCCGTCCCGCGTCCGCGCGCCGCTACTGCGGCAGCCGGTAGGTGCCCGGGCCGACCGGCTCCACCAGCCCGTCGGCGACCAGCCCGTCCAGCGCCCGGGCCCGCTGCACCGCGTCCGGCCACACCACGTCCAGCTGCCCCTGCCCGACCAGCCCGTGGGCGTCCCGCAGCACCGCCAGCAGCTTGCCGCGCACCTGCCGGTCGGTGCCCTCGTACGTCTGCCCGCGGCGCGCCGGGCCCTGGTGCGGCGGGCAGCCGGCCCGCTGCCAGGCGCACTCGGCCCGCAGCGGGCAGCCGCCGCACTCCGGGCCGCGTGCGGTGCACACCAGGGCGCCCAGCTCCATCACCGCGACCGCCCAGGTGGCGGCCCGCTCCTCGCCGGCGGGCAGCAGCTCGACGGCGGTGCGGCGCTCGGCGGCGGTGGTGGCGTTCGCCGGGTACTCGACGCCGGTGACCGCCCGGGCGAAGACCCGGCGCACGTTGGTGTCCAGCACCGCGTGCCGCTGCCGGAAGGCGAACGAGGCGACCGCGGCGGCCGTGTACTCGCCGACCCCGGGCAGCGCCAGCAGCGCCGCGTGGTCCTCGGGGACGGCGCCGCCGTGCCGCTCGGTGATCGCGACGGCCGCGCCGTGCAGCCGCAGCGCGCGGCGCGGGTAGCCGAGCCGGCCCCACATCCGCACCGCCTCGCCGGGCGCGTCCGCGGCCAGGTCGGCGGGCGTGGGCCAGCGCTCCATCCAGGCCGCGTAGGCGGGCAGCACCCGCTTCACCGGCGTCTGCTGGAGCATGAACTCGCTGACCATCACGGCCCAGGGCGAGGCGTCCGGGGACCGCCAGGGCAGGTCGCGGGCGTTGGCCTCGTACCAGCCGATGACGGTCGAGTGCAGCGCCTGGAGGGCGCCGGGGGCAAGAGTCGAAGCAGTGGCAACCATGGCACCCCCGATCCTGCCACGACCGGGCGCCCGGGCTTAAAGCCCCAGGTCGTCGAGCTCCTTGAGCAGGTCCGCGCGCGGGCTGACCGGGCCCGCTGGGGCCTGGCCGCCCTGCTTGCCCGGGGAGGGCACCGGCAGGGCGCCGCCGTCGGACCGGCCGGACGGCGCGGCGGCCGGCTTCGGCCCGCGGTCGCGGAAGATCCACGCCCCCAGCAGGCCGCCGGCCAGCCCGCCCAGGTGGCCCAGCCAGGACACCCCCGGGGTGCCCGGGACGGCCGTGGTCAGCAGGTAGGCGAAGGAGGCGCCCATCACCAGGCCGATCAGCGAGTCGATCAGGTTCCGGTCGAACAGGCCGCGCAGCACCACGTAGCCGAAGTACCCGAAGACCACGCCGCTCGCGCCGACCGTCACCGTGCCCGGCTGCTGGAACAGCCACACCGCCGCGCCGCTGGTGACCACCAGCAGCACCGTCAGCCCGAGGAACTTGCGCACCCCCCGGTACGCGGCGAGGAAGCCGAACACGAACAGCGGGCCCGAGTTGCCCTCCAGGTGCTGCCAGTTCAGGTGCAGGAAGGGCGCGGTCAGCAGGTACCCGAGGCCGTCCACGTCGTGCGGGCGGATCCCGTGCAGCAGGGCCATCCGGCCGTCCAGCAGCCAGTTCACCAACTGCACCGCCCACACGATGCACAGGAACCCGAACATGACGAAGAACGCGCGCCGCGCCTCGGCGATCATCTGCGCCGGGTCGAGCCGCGTGTCGGAGGGGGCGTGGTCGTGCGGGGAGGCCATGAGGGCGACTATAGGGCGACGCGCCGACGTGTCGAGTCCCTCTTCCGGACCAAATGGCGGATCATGTGAAAGAAGTGGTCCCGGTGCGGTGTTGATGCGTCAACAGGTGCACAGGGTCTCGTAGAGTTTGCGCGTGCCTTCTCTGCGCCAGCCCGTCGGACCGCTGCCCGCCTCGATCTACTGGCGGCGCCGTGTCGTGGTCCTCATCGCCCTCGCCGTGGTCCTCCTCGTGGTGGGCCTGCTCGTGTTCGGCGGCGACGACGGCGGCAAGCAGAAGAAGTCCTCCGGGAACAGCCCGCTCCCCGTGCCGGCCCAGTCCATCACCCCCGGCGCCTCCCCGACCGGCCCCGCGATCACCACCCGCCCCGGCGGCAGCGGCGGCTCCTCGGGCGGCTCGACCGGTGGCAGCTCCTCCGGCGGCTCGACCGGCGGCGGCGCGGGCGGCGAGATCAGCGTCGTCGGCGGCGGCTCCTCGGGCGGCGGCTCCGGCTCCGGCGGCTCGACCGGCGGCAGCTCCTCCGGCGGCTCGACCGGCGGCGGCACCGGCACCTCCCGCCCCGGCGGCGGGGCCTCGCCGGCCGTGAACACCACCGAGGTGATGGCGCTGCCGGTCTGCACCACCACGCAGCTCACCCTCGAACTCGCCTCGGCGCAGAACTCGTACGCGGCCAAGGACAAGCCGAAGCTGGCCCTGACCATCCGCAACTCCTCCGGGGCGGGCTGCCGGATCAACCTCTCGCACGAGTACTCCTTCCTGACCGTGACCTCCAGCGGCAACGAGCGGGTCTGGTCCTCCGCGGACTGCATCACCGAGCGCACCGACGCCTGGGCCCAGATCGCCGGCAACAGCGGCGTCACCGAGACCTTCACCTGGGACCGCAGCCGCTCCAAGCCCCAGTGCGCCACCGCCGACCCGACCCCCGCCCAGCCCGGCAACTACCTCGTCCAGGCCGACCTCACCGGCCCGGCCGGCGGCCCGCTCTCCGCCCGGGCGTCCATCCGGCTGGAGGGCTGAGCGCCCCTCCGGGAGGCGCACCGCCGGGGGCTCGGCCGTCAGCAGCACGGACCGGCCGTTCCCCGGGCCCCGGTGGTTGGCCGCGCGAAGCCCTACTCGGTCCAGCCGGTGCCCCGCAGGGTGCGGCCGAGGGTGAGCGGGAGGAGCGCGGCGGCCAGGGCCGCGGCGAGCAGGAGCAGGACGGCGGGGGCCGGGAGGCGGTCCAGCAGCAGGCCCGCGGTCATGGTGCCGAGCGGGACGCCCGCCATCAGGAGGGTCATCGTCCCGGCCACCGCGCGGCCGCGCACCGCCGCGGGGACGCGCTGGAAGACCAGGACGTCGATCATCACCCGCAGCGCCGGGACGCCGAGGCAGCCGAAGGCGAGGGCCGCGAAGACGGGCAG
The window above is part of the Kitasatospora sp. NA04385 genome. Proteins encoded here:
- a CDS encoding TetR/AcrR family transcriptional regulator, with product MTTTQSPRSDTRARIIDVALELFAEHGYEKTSLREIADRLGVTKAALYYHFKTKDDIVRGIVEKMAVPLDDAIAYGEGKPWSPQLRDELLRRFAAGMGERAPLLRFFHENQPALRESAAGLAFKERMIRMINLLHGPEPTFRDKLRATVALTSMHSAMFLLKADLCEPGRPLASVEEAMDAALEVALEVAARIEPPAR
- a CDS encoding MDR family MFS transporter translates to MTTQHSEAVPEEPSVELGKPDEFEQRPHREIRLVMVGLVITMLLAMLDNLIVGTAMPTIVGELHGAEHMSWVVTSYTLATAASTPIWGKVGDLYGRKGSFLVSIAIFLLGSALSGLSQSMTQLIAFRAVQGLGAGGLMVGVMSIMGALVLPRDRGKYQGMFAAVMALATVGGPLIGGFITDHLNWRWTFYVNLPLGAIALVFIVVVLKLPKIRSNAKIDYFGAVLLTVGIVSAVLVTTWGGHEYAWGSKQILGLGALGVASLIGFCYVEQRVAEPIIPLQLFRNRNFTMVSIIGFIVGFAMFGAVTFLPTYQQIVQGASATNSGLLLMPMMFGMLVVSLVVGQAITKTGKYRIFPIIGTTVMAGGTLLLSTLAVDTKSFTSSCYMVVLGAGMGFLMQVTMLVAQNSVEMKDMGVASSSATLFRTIGGSFGVALFGTLYVNRLNDTLKDAGMPTGGESTGSMSPETLKSMPAEAVSVLQHGIANGMHTVFLWGTVISVVAIVASLFIREVKLRGGADAAEAKAEAALEGAL
- a CDS encoding A/G-specific adenine glycosylase; protein product: MVATASTLAPGALQALHSTVIGWYEANARDLPWRSPDASPWAVMVSEFMLQQTPVKRVLPAYAAWMERWPTPADLAADAPGEAVRMWGRLGYPRRALRLHGAAVAITERHGGAVPEDHAALLALPGVGEYTAAAVASFAFRQRHAVLDTNVRRVFARAVTGVEYPANATTAAERRTAVELLPAGEERAATWAVAVMELGALVCTARGPECGGCPLRAECAWQRAGCPPHQGPARRGQTYEGTDRQVRGKLLAVLRDAHGLVGQGQLDVVWPDAVQRARALDGLVADGLVEPVGPGTYRLPQ
- a CDS encoding rhomboid family intramembrane serine protease, yielding MASPHDHAPSDTRLDPAQMIAEARRAFFVMFGFLCIVWAVQLVNWLLDGRMALLHGIRPHDVDGLGYLLTAPFLHLNWQHLEGNSGPLFVFGFLAAYRGVRKFLGLTVLLVVTSGAAVWLFQQPGTVTVGASGVVFGYFGYVVLRGLFDRNLIDSLIGLVMGASFAYLLTTAVPGTPGVSWLGHLGGLAGGLLGAWIFRDRGPKPAAAPSGRSDGGALPVPSPGKQGGQAPAGPVSPRADLLKELDDLGL